From Rana temporaria chromosome 7, aRanTem1.1, whole genome shotgun sequence, the proteins below share one genomic window:
- the FAM183A gene encoding protein FAM183A, producing the protein MAAPAAVGGRERAVRDEVTLNAIQRETVRKENRCQRLVTEFTINPFHQVHAVTGKPMSRHDNQNEVADENFLKIFHHNALEPTKKYTEPQTTSQEIGWITQPLISIDRTDRRLHYQRQKTEITTYMEAAWKMKEQSVNLQ; encoded by the exons atggcggcgcctgcaGCGGTAGGAGGCCGGGAGAGAGCGGTGCGGGATGAGGTGACACTGAACGCCATTCAGCGGGAGACCGTCCGGAAGGAGAACCGCTGCCAGAGGCTGGTCACCGAATTCACCATCAACCCCTTCCACCAGG TTCATGCCGTTACCGGGAAGCCGATGTCAAGACACGACAATCAGAATGAGGTCGCTGATG AAAACTTCCTGAAGATATTCCATCACAATGCTCTGGAGCCGACCAAGAAATACACGGAACCCCAAACCACCAGCCAGGAGATTGGTTGGATCACACAGCCATTG ATTAGTATTGACCGGACAGATAGAAGACTACATTACCAGCGCCAGAAAACCGAGATCACCACCTACATGGAGGCCGCATGGAAAATGAAAGAGCAGAGTGTCAACCTGCAATAG
- the EBNA1BP2 gene encoding probable rRNA-processing protein EBP2, with protein sequence MLDRDEDESLSEDSDIDPSELTDKELQEAFAQGKLKPGLNVVLEGKPKASNDVDGLRQCLQDLRKDLDWLERLDVTTAPVPDKKEKKPVEAAQSSEVNAEDDFQREMCFYRQAQAAVLFALPRLEKLKVSTRRPDDYFAEMAKTDQHMQKIRHKLQTKQQAMEKSEKAKQLRALRKYGKKVQVEVIQKRQKEKSNMMSQIKKYQKGLSDKLDFLEGDQPQKKAAGAQGKGKKGPSAKRKYKDQKFGFGGRKKGSKMNTKESFNDVSRFKSNVAHGKGPRRPGKKGGQNANKRPGKTVRQKMKNKKR encoded by the exons CTACAAGAAGCCTTTGCTCAGGGAAAACTCAAGCCGGGATTAAATGTGGTTCTGGAAGGAAAACCGAAAGCGTCCAATGATGTG GATGGACTAAGACAATGCCTTCAGGATCTCAGGAAAGATCTGGATTGGTTGGAGCGTCTGGATGTGACAACGGCTCCGGTACCTGACAAGAAGGAGAAGAAACCGGTGGAGGCGGCTCAGAGCTCCGAAGTCAATGCGGAGGATGATTTCCAGAGGGAAATGTGCTT TTACCGACAAGCGCAGGCGGCTGTGCTCTTCGCTCTGCCACGTCTGGAGAAGTTGAAAGTTTCCACAAGGCGCCCAGATGATTACTTTGCTGAGATGGCGAAGACGGACCAGCACATGCAGAAG ATTCGACATAAACTTCAAACCAAGCAGCAGGCGATGGAGAAATCAGAAAAAGCCAAACAGCTGCGAGCGCTGCGGAAATACGGCAAAAAG GTACAAGTTGAAGTTATACAGAAGAGACAGAAGGAGAAATCTAATATGATGAGCCAGATTAAAAAATACCAGAAAG GCCTGTCTGATAAACTGGATTTTCTAGAAGGAGATCAGCCTCAAAAGAAAGCCGCTGGTGCACAAGGAAAGGGTAAAAAAGG ACCTAGTGCCAAGAGAAAGTACAAAGACCAGAAGTTTGGCtttggaggaaggaagaaaggctcGAAAATGAATACAAAGGAAAGTTTCAATGACGTTTCGCGGTTCAAATCGAACGTGGCACACGGGAAAGGTCCTCGCAGGCCCGGGAAGAAGGGCGGGCAGAATGCCAAT AAACGGCCGGGTAAGACTGTGAGACAGAAGATGAAGAATAAAAAGAGATAA